A region from the Methanobrevibacter millerae genome encodes:
- a CDS encoding cupin domain-containing protein, protein MSEDIKAKALDIQNLVEYQDDTVVSREVIKKELGTVTFFAFDKGQGLSEHSAPFDAMVQIIDGEAEITISGVKNTVKKGEIIIMPANEPHALQAVNSPYKMILTMIKSN, encoded by the coding sequence ATGAGCGAAGATATCAAGGCAAAAGCTTTGGATATCCAAAATCTGGTTGAATATCAGGATGATACAGTCGTAAGCCGTGAAGTCATCAAAAAAGAGCTTGGAACGGTCACCTTCTTTGCCTTTGACAAGGGCCAAGGATTATCAGAGCATTCAGCTCCTTTTGACGCAATGGTTCAAATCATTGACGGCGAAGCTGAAATCACAATTTCAGGCGTCAAAAATACTGTTAAAAAAGGTGAAATCATTATCATGCCTGCAAATGAACCTCACGCTCTTCAGGCAGTAAACAGTCCGTATAAAATGATTTTAACCATGATTAAATCCAACTGA
- a CDS encoding nicotianamine synthase family protein gives MSCYKYWGKLEEIADKLSSYGDLEKYGDSALDDVNIDEIIEILDDVEIIAHDRTIDFDSAKHILDDEKMNKALKLIRKFYVYVGARLETENALKILESDNPTETLDSFHFYDRYIGLIENESQLARFNDEKTFVFLGSGPLPLTLIMFNKVFGCKCIGIEQEESVADLSRKVLKRLDLEDEIEIIVGNEKVIEGLDYDILMVAALAEPKDRVFANIWEYVDENTPVIYRTYTGMRAILYSPVLDKDTRGFHKEVMVLPTGNTNNTSVLIRKIV, from the coding sequence ATGAGTTGTTATAAATACTGGGGTAAACTCGAAGAGATTGCCGATAAGTTATCTTCATATGGTGATTTGGAGAAATACGGCGATTCCGCACTTGATGATGTAAATATAGATGAAATCATTGAGATACTCGATGACGTAGAAATAATTGCCCACGACAGGACAATAGATTTCGACTCCGCAAAACACATTCTCGATGACGAAAAGATGAATAAGGCATTGAAATTAATCAGAAAATTCTATGTCTATGTCGGAGCAAGGCTTGAAACTGAAAATGCGTTAAAGATTTTGGAATCCGATAATCCTACAGAAACCCTTGATTCCTTCCATTTCTATGACAGATATATTGGATTGATAGAAAACGAAAGCCAGCTTGCAAGATTCAACGATGAAAAGACATTTGTATTTCTGGGAAGCGGACCTCTTCCGTTAACGCTGATCATGTTCAACAAGGTATTCGGATGCAAATGTATCGGAATAGAACAGGAAGAGTCAGTGGCTGACCTTTCAAGGAAGGTACTGAAAAGATTAGACCTTGAGGATGAAATTGAAATCATTGTAGGCAATGAAAAAGTAATAGAAGGTCTGGATTATGACATCCTAATGGTTGCAGCGCTTGCAGAGCCAAAGGACAGGGTTTTTGCAAACATCTGGGAATATGTGGATGAAAACACTCCGGTCATATACAGGACTTACACTGGTATGCGTGCAATCCTTTATTCTCCTGTCCTTGATAAGGATACGAGAGGATTCCATAAGGAAGTTATGGTATTGCCTACAGGAAACACAAACAATACCTCCGTTCTCATAAGGAAAATCGTTTAA
- a CDS encoding TrmB family transcriptional regulator, translating into MNDDVYLLKGIGLTMYEAQAYVTLTSLISASAVEVSEKSKIPRSKIYDVLKKLNEKNFIEIEDGRPLVYTAKSPVEVLSREKEKIDAQIEDSITRLTSVYENGISQVQAPIWRIYGVEKIINKEIEIIQRSKKKINMRIGFLFENEAEILLKEFKKRKNLEVKILASPTCYINDEKFEIVEFFKENGMEIYRADIPFVKMIIADSKEMFHTYTKFSDDKRNVIPTTAIGIWNQYEDISRNYDERFENQLKKISKKPKVKRK; encoded by the coding sequence ATGAATGATGATGTATATTTACTGAAAGGGATTGGGCTTACCATGTATGAAGCTCAAGCATATGTAACGCTGACCTCATTAATATCAGCTTCGGCAGTCGAAGTGTCCGAAAAATCGAAGATTCCTCGAAGCAAAATATATGATGTTTTGAAGAAGCTGAACGAAAAGAATTTCATTGAAATCGAGGACGGAAGGCCTCTTGTATATACCGCAAAATCTCCCGTGGAAGTGCTGAGCAGGGAAAAAGAAAAGATAGATGCTCAAATTGAAGATTCCATAACTAGGCTGACCAGCGTCTATGAAAACGGAATCAGTCAGGTGCAGGCACCAATCTGGAGGATTTACGGAGTTGAAAAAATCATCAACAAGGAAATCGAAATAATCCAAAGGTCAAAAAAGAAAATCAACATGAGAATAGGATTTCTTTTTGAAAATGAAGCTGAAATCCTTTTAAAGGAGTTTAAAAAACGTAAAAATCTGGAAGTGAAGATTCTGGCATCCCCAACATGCTACATTAACGACGAAAAGTTCGAAATCGTCGAATTCTTTAAGGAAAACGGAATGGAAATATACAGGGCAGACATTCCCTTCGTTAAAATGATAATAGCAGATTCCAAGGAGATGTTTCACACCTATACCAAATTTTCAGATGACAAAAGAAACGTTATACCGACGACTGCCATCGGAATCTGGAATCAGTACGAGGACATTTCAAGAAATTACGATGAGCGCTTTGAAAATCAGCTGAAAAAAATAAGTAAAAAGCCAAAAGTCAAAAGAAAATAA
- the hcp gene encoding hydroxylamine reductase produces the protein MANESLDMFCYQCSQTAHGTGCTVSGVCGKKPTVARLQDNLIFTMKGISAYNYNANVLGKKNPEIDEFLTKGLYTTLTNVNFDVNDLVALALEAGKVSVDVMRLLKDAHIEAYGEPQPVEVKVGAQEGPAIIVTGHDMKALEELLKQVEGTDIKVYTHSEMLPAHGYPGLNKYENLAGQLGGAWHDQRMTFKKYNAAIVGTSNCVLPAMDSYKERMFTMDVAKLEGVKTVDDYDFSEVIECAKSLGSLEPEELTTITTGWSAGAIVEHAEKIKELVLDGKISRFFVVGGCDKAAKHNDYYREFVQNLPEDTVILTLACGKYKFNDLDLGDIEGIPRLLDVGQCNDTIVAVDVALALCDLFEMELNELPLTIVLSWMEQKAAAVLWALLYLGKTDMWIGPVLPAWCNEDIINVLVENYNLTPITGDAIADIKTIMG, from the coding sequence ATGGCAAACGAGAGTTTAGATATGTTCTGTTATCAATGTTCCCAGACCGCTCATGGTACTGGATGTACTGTAAGCGGAGTCTGCGGTAAAAAACCTACTGTAGCAAGATTGCAAGATAATCTTATATTTACCATGAAAGGTATAAGCGCATACAACTACAACGCTAACGTTTTAGGTAAAAAGAACCCTGAAATCGATGAATTTTTAACCAAAGGACTATACACTACATTAACCAACGTTAACTTTGATGTAAACGATTTGGTTGCTTTGGCTTTGGAAGCGGGTAAGGTAAGCGTTGACGTAATGAGACTTCTTAAGGACGCACACATCGAAGCCTACGGCGAACCTCAGCCTGTAGAAGTGAAAGTCGGCGCACAGGAAGGACCGGCCATTATCGTAACCGGCCACGACATGAAGGCATTGGAAGAGCTGTTGAAACAGGTTGAAGGAACCGACATCAAGGTCTACACCCACTCCGAAATGCTTCCGGCACACGGATACCCTGGATTAAACAAGTACGAAAACCTCGCTGGACAGCTGGGTGGAGCATGGCACGATCAGAGAATGACCTTCAAGAAATACAATGCAGCAATCGTTGGAACCAGTAACTGTGTACTTCCTGCAATGGACTCCTATAAGGAAAGGATGTTCACAATGGACGTAGCCAAACTTGAAGGGGTAAAGACAGTGGACGATTACGACTTCTCAGAAGTTATCGAATGCGCAAAATCCCTTGGATCTTTAGAACCTGAAGAACTGACTACGATTACCACAGGCTGGAGCGCAGGAGCTATCGTTGAACACGCAGAAAAAATCAAGGAACTGGTATTGGACGGTAAGATTTCCAGATTCTTCGTTGTCGGCGGATGTGACAAGGCAGCAAAACACAACGACTACTACAGGGAATTTGTACAGAACTTACCTGAAGACACCGTTATCTTAACGTTGGCCTGCGGAAAATACAAGTTCAACGATTTGGATTTGGGAGACATCGAAGGAATACCAAGGCTCCTGGATGTCGGACAGTGCAATGACACAATCGTTGCAGTTGACGTGGCACTTGCATTATGCGATCTCTTTGAAATGGAATTGAACGAATTGCCGTTAACAATCGTATTGAGCTGGATGGAGCAGAAGGCTGCAGCAGTGCTCTGGGCTTTACTCTACCTTGGAAAAACCGACATGTGGATTGGACCTGTTCTTCCAGCATGGTGCAATGAAGACATCATTAACGTTTTGGTTGAAAACTACAACCTGACTCCGATAACTGGCGATGCAATAGCCGATATTAAGACAATAATGGGGTGA
- a CDS encoding ADP-ribosylglycohydrolase family protein: MKGIIGAICGDVIGSSHEFHPIKEKDFLLFDKHSSFTDDTVMTLAIASWLVKDKTSIEVLIRQIKMFGRSYPGAGYGGMFRNWLRQKNPEAYGSWANGSAMRVSPCAWVAESLEEAQKLAEMSAAVTHNHPEGIKGALATSDAIYLARTGFTKDEIKEHVEDNYGYDLSRTVDEIRPDYRFDVSCKGSVPESIICFLEARDFEDTARNAVSLGGDADTQAAIAGSIASAYWDVPPEISARGLICLDPNLLEHFIRFEEFYKK, translated from the coding sequence ATGAAAGGTATAATTGGTGCTATATGCGGGGATGTCATCGGCTCAAGCCATGAATTCCATCCCATAAAAGAAAAAGATTTTTTGTTGTTCGATAAACATTCCTCATTCACCGATGACACGGTAATGACGCTGGCTATCGCATCATGGTTAGTTAAGGATAAAACTTCTATTGAGGTATTAATTAGACAAATCAAGATGTTCGGTCGAAGCTATCCTGGCGCCGGTTACGGAGGCATGTTCAGAAATTGGCTTCGCCAGAAGAATCCCGAAGCCTACGGAAGCTGGGCAAACGGCTCCGCAATGAGGGTAAGTCCATGTGCATGGGTGGCTGAATCATTGGAAGAAGCTCAAAAACTGGCTGAAATGTCTGCAGCCGTAACCCATAACCATCCCGAAGGAATCAAAGGGGCACTGGCCACTTCAGATGCGATTTATCTGGCAAGAACTGGTTTTACAAAGGATGAGATTAAAGAGCATGTTGAAGATAATTACGGTTACGATTTAAGCCGCACCGTCGATGAGATAAGGCCGGATTACAGGTTTGACGTATCCTGCAAGGGTTCCGTTCCCGAATCAATAATCTGCTTTTTGGAAGCTAGGGACTTTGAGGATACCGCTAGAAACGCCGTTTCACTGGGCGGCGATGCGGATACCCAGGCGGCCATTGCAGGAAGCATAGCCTCAGCATATTGGGATGTTCCTCCTGAAATTTCTGCAAGGGGATTGATATGTCTTGATCCGAATCTTTTGGAACATTTTATCAGATTCGAGGAATTTTACAAAAAGTAG
- a CDS encoding class I SAM-dependent methyltransferase, which produces MKQCIENPNEVKWDEFWASELEAKKDRGKDWDKAAAGFKKRAKKDDYHELLFSKLILDENDSVLDLGCGEGSITLPLARKVRKVTGVDSSVKMLELLNERADDEGIDNVETILKPLEDITYDEVGPHDVVLASRSLNGIIPIKETLAEINRIARKYVFITLFGPENWKIEGEFNEYIGRENKHFPGHNYLFNILFNMGIYANVERLDIKAFREYDTIEEAMDNGKFRLDLLSDDEKDKLRQYLSEILSENPETGKLYNKKDKADWILIWWRKD; this is translated from the coding sequence ATGAAACAGTGCATTGAAAATCCGAATGAAGTGAAATGGGACGAATTCTGGGCAAGCGAACTCGAAGCGAAAAAGGACAGAGGAAAAGACTGGGACAAGGCAGCTGCCGGCTTTAAAAAAAGAGCTAAAAAGGATGATTATCACGAGTTGTTATTCTCCAAATTGATATTGGATGAAAACGACAGCGTTCTTGATTTGGGCTGCGGCGAAGGTTCAATAACGCTTCCCTTGGCCAGAAAGGTCAGGAAGGTAACTGGAGTTGACTCATCAGTGAAAATGCTTGAGCTTTTAAACGAAAGGGCAGATGATGAAGGCATAGATAACGTTGAAACAATTTTAAAACCCCTTGAAGACATAACATATGATGAAGTCGGTCCTCATGACGTAGTTTTGGCCTCAAGATCACTTAACGGAATAATACCGATTAAGGAAACTCTGGCTGAAATCAACAGGATTGCCCGCAAATACGTCTTCATTACATTGTTCGGCCCTGAAAACTGGAAAATAGAAGGCGAGTTCAATGAATACATCGGCCGTGAAAACAAGCATTTTCCAGGGCATAACTACCTCTTCAATATCCTTTTCAATATGGGAATCTATGCAAACGTTGAGAGACTGGACATTAAGGCCTTCAGGGAATACGATACGATTGAAGAGGCAATGGACAACGGCAAATTCCGTCTTGACTTGCTGAGCGATGATGAAAAGGACAAGTTAAGGCAATACCTGTCAGAAATCCTTAGCGAAAATCCGGAAACCGGAAAACTGTACAACAAAAAGGACAAGGCAGACTGGATACTGATTTGGTGGAGAAAAGATTGA